A single Nicotiana tabacum cultivar K326 chromosome 5, ASM71507v2, whole genome shotgun sequence DNA region contains:
- the LOC142180707 gene encoding uncharacterized protein LOC142180707 — protein sequence MGYYKYARKPYQKIFYYPRPIPQDVLIEEQDNDHYHQGYSGSDIYEWNINGLAERAIAEMIIAGFTGQLKGCVCTQEGLALCNEIKLNQQIKKHRLNERQQLGEFCEQFAIDIPSNRKKSHKKKDFKNKKGSTEKRYERTQRRKDFHKARKGFIKSKNPHTCYKCGRIGHYAKDCKIKDKIKDLDLDEIIKDSLYKILLNSSSENSDSDGYDSSTSEDF from the exons ATGGGTTATTACAAATATGCTCGTAAACCataccaaaaaatattttattatcctAGACCAATCCCTCAAGATGTCCTAATAGAAGAACAAGACAATGACCACTACCACCAAGGTTATAGTGGGTCAGATATCTATGAATGGAACATAAATGGTCTTGCTGAAAG GGCAATTGCTGAAATGATTATAGCTGGGTTTACTGGTCAGCTAAAAGGCTG CGTATGCACTCAGGAAGGTTTAGCTCTATGTAATGAGATCAAGCTAAACCAACAAATTAAGAAACATCGTCTCAATGAGAGACAACAATTAGGCGAATTTTGTGAGCAATTCGCCATTGACATACCTTCTAATAGAAAGAAATCCCATAAgaagaaggatttcaagaatAAAAAGGGTTCGACTGAAAAACGTTATGAACGAACCCAAAGAAGAAAGGATTTTCATAAAGCCAGAAAGGGTTTTATTAAATCAAAAAACCCTCACACCTGCTATAAATGTGGAAGAATAGGTCATTATGCAAAGGATTGCAAAATCAAGGACAAAATCAAAGACCTTGATTTAGATGAAATTATTAAAGATTCTTTATATaagattcttttaaattcctCATCAGAAAATTCTGATAGTGATGGATATGATTCATCAACTAGTGAAGACTTCTGA